From the genome of Gracilibacillus salitolerans, one region includes:
- a CDS encoding GerMN domain-containing protein: MKIDLAKKYAGVVLLSLLLLVGCGVFEGEQTLDQIDAPPEDAELTDDLENIQEGDAGEIEEDLEEDPVEEGESEEDTIGEDSANTADTVTRVLYLLDQNGLVVPQEVQMPSPESKEVAKQVLEYLVQDGPVTSMLPSGFQAVLPAGTEIIDLNLEADGTLVVNVSEDFTTYEAENEQKILESMTHTLTQFENVDRVKLWIEGEAQDAMPVNGTPLTEGYSRANGINVHQAGGIDLMESKATTLYFPMQGDEMVYFVPITQHIPMDEENSHQSVVQALMNGPSFDLPLQHFINNGSQLASEPVFEDGILSLNFNENILSNSAKGVIADEVMQSIVLTLTEQEDIDAVEVNVENHEEVISESGQPYTEPVSRDMVTPTESI; this comes from the coding sequence ATGAAAATCGATTTGGCTAAAAAGTATGCAGGAGTTGTATTATTAAGTTTGCTATTGTTAGTGGGTTGTGGCGTTTTTGAAGGAGAACAGACATTAGATCAAATAGATGCACCACCTGAAGATGCAGAATTAACAGATGACCTGGAAAACATTCAGGAAGGTGACGCAGGAGAAATTGAAGAAGATCTAGAGGAAGATCCAGTAGAAGAGGGTGAGTCAGAGGAAGATACAATAGGGGAAGACTCAGCGAATACTGCCGACACAGTTACTAGGGTATTATATTTGTTAGATCAAAATGGTTTAGTAGTACCACAAGAAGTACAAATGCCATCTCCTGAATCAAAAGAAGTGGCGAAGCAAGTGCTAGAATATCTAGTTCAGGATGGGCCTGTTACATCGATGTTACCAAGTGGATTTCAGGCAGTTTTACCTGCTGGAACTGAAATTATTGATTTGAACTTAGAAGCAGACGGGACATTAGTGGTAAATGTTTCGGAAGATTTTACAACATATGAAGCAGAGAATGAACAGAAAATTTTAGAATCAATGACACATACCTTAACACAATTTGAAAATGTTGATCGTGTTAAACTATGGATCGAAGGAGAAGCGCAAGATGCTATGCCAGTAAATGGCACACCACTAACTGAGGGGTATTCACGAGCTAATGGAATTAACGTTCATCAAGCTGGTGGTATTGATTTAATGGAAAGTAAGGCTACTACGCTTTACTTTCCAATGCAAGGCGATGAAATGGTCTACTTTGTCCCAATAACACAGCATATACCGATGGATGAAGAGAATTCACATCAATCTGTTGTACAAGCTTTAATGAATGGTCCATCCTTTGATTTACCGTTACAGCACTTTATTAACAACGGCTCACAACTTGCGTCTGAACCTGTTTTTGAAGATGGGATCCTTTCATTAAACTTTAACGAAAATATATTATCCAATAGTGCGAAAGGTGTAATCGCTGATGAGGTGATGCAATCGATCGTACTCACATTAACAGAACAGGAAGATATCGACGCAGTTGAGGTAAATGTTGAAAATCATGAAGAAGTGATTAGCGAAAGTGGACAACCATATACAGAACCAGTTTCAAGAGATATGGTTACACCAACTGAAAGCATCTAA
- the racE gene encoding glutamate racemase, whose amino-acid sequence MKQPIGVIDSGVGGLTVASELIRQLPKESIIYLGDTKRCPYGPRPKEEVIQYTWEMVHFLLERDIKMLVIACNTATAFTLDQLREELTIPVVGVIQPGARAAITSSRTAEIGVVGTEGTISSKAYVDTLRQINTDIEVHDLACPRFVPLVEKGIVHGEEAYQVVSETLQPLKQFFNMDTLILGCTHYPMIKALIQEEVGSTVTVISSGEETAREVSTILEYQNKLYQGDQVPQHHFYTTGNVGVFHEIASRWLNQKIDAVDKIELNTVRSLGKT is encoded by the coding sequence GTGAAGCAACCAATTGGAGTTATTGACTCAGGAGTTGGCGGACTTACAGTAGCGAGTGAATTAATTCGTCAATTACCGAAAGAATCGATCATATACTTGGGCGATACAAAAAGATGTCCATATGGTCCGCGGCCAAAAGAAGAAGTAATACAGTACACTTGGGAAATGGTCCACTTTTTGTTAGAAAGAGATATTAAAATGTTAGTGATTGCTTGTAACACAGCTACTGCATTTACGTTGGATCAGCTAAGAGAGGAACTTACGATTCCGGTAGTTGGGGTGATTCAACCAGGTGCACGTGCTGCTATTACGAGTTCTCGCACAGCTGAAATAGGTGTGGTCGGAACCGAAGGAACGATTAGCAGTAAAGCATATGTGGACACATTAAGACAAATAAATACGGATATTGAAGTACATGATTTAGCATGCCCCCGATTTGTCCCTTTAGTGGAAAAAGGAATTGTGCACGGAGAAGAAGCATACCAGGTGGTAAGTGAAACATTACAACCTTTAAAACAATTTTTTAATATGGATACGCTCATATTAGGTTGTACCCATTACCCAATGATTAAAGCGTTGATTCAAGAAGAGGTAGGTTCAACCGTGACCGTGATATCGTCTGGAGAAGAAACCGCAAGAGAAGTCAGCACCATTCTAGAATATCAAAATAAGCTTTATCAAGGTGATCAGGTACCACAACATCATTTTTATACCACAGGAAATGTTGGAGTATTTCATGAAATTGCATCACGTTGGTTAAATCAGAAAATTGACGCAGTAGATAAAATTGAATTAAATACGGTAAGAAGCCTAGGAAAAACATAA
- a CDS encoding MarR family winged helix-turn-helix transcriptional regulator — protein MGKEAEQIVDIERELRFLSGIVKQKGREILNNYPITTPQFIALQFLLEHGDLTLGELSKKINLAFSTTTDLVDRMEKNDIVERVKDTKDRRVVRIHLLEKGRKIIQEVIEKRQKYLGEVLTNVKEEDMEQLSRLLHLLHREMRQQTENAKL, from the coding sequence TTGGGTAAAGAAGCAGAGCAAATTGTAGATATCGAAAGAGAATTAAGATTTTTATCAGGGATCGTCAAACAAAAAGGTCGAGAAATATTAAATAATTATCCTATTACAACCCCACAATTCATTGCCTTACAATTTTTATTAGAGCATGGAGATTTAACATTAGGTGAATTATCCAAAAAAATTAACCTCGCTTTTAGTACGACAACGGATTTAGTTGATCGTATGGAAAAGAATGATATAGTGGAACGAGTGAAAGATACCAAGGACCGACGAGTGGTTCGTATCCACCTATTAGAAAAAGGAAGAAAAATTATCCAAGAAGTAATTGAAAAACGACAGAAATATTTAGGTGAGGTTTTAACGAATGTTAAAGAAGAGGATATGGAACAGTTGTCAAGGCTATTACATCTCCTTCATCGAGAAATGAGACAACAAACAGAAAATGCAAAATTGTAA
- a CDS encoding alpha/beta fold hydrolase, which translates to MPYTKNRPAIYYQKVGNGTAIIFIAPPAMGHLTFRYQTLLQDNFTVITFDNRGDCRSAHSDTKLTFSHFVDDVKKVLDENEISKAIVCGYSNGGLIAQQFAISYPEHTLALIMLGGYHSPKSLMLRTEYKIGIMVARKQWIPLLAKALAFNHFSDKKAANEMEIEIKKTNADMLAQQYQLGLNYENEQQLRNIDVPLLIIYGANDHYVHPYQNIFRNKLKDVEVAYVHRSKHQVPTKYFHECNAIIYEWAKRKQLK; encoded by the coding sequence ATGCCTTATACAAAGAATCGTCCTGCAATTTATTATCAAAAAGTCGGCAATGGAACAGCAATCATATTCATCGCCCCACCAGCAATGGGACATTTAACATTCCGTTATCAAACATTACTTCAAGATAACTTCACAGTTATTACATTTGACAACAGAGGGGATTGCCGTAGTGCTCATTCTGATACAAAATTAACTTTTTCTCATTTTGTAGATGACGTAAAAAAAGTACTAGATGAAAATGAAATCTCAAAAGCAATTGTTTGCGGCTATTCTAATGGAGGCTTAATCGCTCAACAATTTGCTATATCTTATCCAGAACATACATTAGCACTTATTATGTTAGGAGGTTACCATTCCCCCAAAAGCCTTATGCTTCGTACCGAATACAAAATAGGGATAATGGTTGCTAGAAAACAATGGATTCCATTGCTAGCAAAAGCACTTGCTTTCAATCATTTTTCTGATAAAAAAGCAGCAAACGAAATGGAAATAGAAATCAAGAAAACGAATGCGGACATGTTGGCACAGCAATATCAATTAGGCTTGAATTATGAAAACGAGCAGCAACTACGTAATATTGATGTACCGCTATTAATTATCTACGGTGCAAACGATCATTATGTACATCCGTATCAAAACATCTTTCGCAACAAATTAAAAGATGTGGAAGTTGCCTATGTCCATCGTTCTAAACATCAAGTACCTACTAAATATTTTCATGAATGTAATGCCATTATTTATGAATGGGCGAAGCGAAAACAATTAAAATAA
- the pseI gene encoding pseudaminic acid synthase — translation MKEVTIDNRKIGTIHEPFVIAEMSGNHNQSLDRALQIVEAAAKAGADALKIQTYTADTMTLEVEKGDFVISDQNSPWVNQSLYHLYQEAYTPWEWHQSIFDRSKELGMIAFSSPFDESAVDFLETLDVPCYKIASFECTDIPLIRKVASTKKPMIISTGMCTASEIEETVTAAKEEGCKEIILLKCTSTYPASPENSHIKTIPHMHDLFQCPIGLSDHTLGSGVAVASVALGASVIEKHFTLSRQDGGVDSQFSLEPDEFRLLVQETKKAWQAMGQVHYGPTKAEDQSKKYRRSIYLTKNVKKGETLTRNNIRVIRPGFGLAPKYYEMCLGRTVNQSIEKGTPLSWDFI, via the coding sequence ATGAAGGAAGTGACGATAGACAATCGGAAAATTGGTACGATACACGAACCATTTGTCATTGCAGAGATGTCAGGGAATCATAATCAATCCTTGGATCGTGCATTACAAATAGTAGAAGCTGCTGCGAAGGCAGGGGCAGATGCACTCAAAATTCAAACATATACGGCAGACACGATGACATTAGAAGTCGAAAAAGGAGACTTTGTCATTTCGGATCAAAATAGTCCATGGGTAAACCAATCGTTATATCATTTATACCAGGAAGCTTATACACCATGGGAATGGCACCAATCGATTTTTGACCGTAGTAAAGAATTGGGGATGATCGCATTCAGTTCTCCTTTTGATGAGTCAGCGGTTGATTTTTTAGAGACATTAGATGTACCTTGCTATAAAATTGCTTCCTTTGAGTGTACCGATATTCCATTGATTCGCAAAGTAGCCAGCACAAAAAAGCCTATGATTATTTCTACCGGAATGTGTACGGCATCAGAGATTGAAGAAACGGTCACGGCAGCGAAAGAAGAAGGTTGTAAGGAGATCATTTTATTAAAATGCACGAGTACGTACCCAGCTTCCCCTGAAAATAGTCATATCAAAACCATTCCACATATGCACGATTTATTTCAATGTCCAATAGGCTTATCAGATCACACGTTAGGAAGCGGTGTTGCTGTTGCGAGTGTGGCTTTAGGCGCATCCGTAATCGAAAAACATTTTACTCTTTCTCGACAAGATGGGGGAGTTGATTCACAGTTTTCATTGGAGCCAGATGAATTCCGCTTACTAGTGCAAGAGACGAAAAAAGCTTGGCAGGCAATGGGGCAAGTCCATTACGGTCCTACAAAAGCAGAAGATCAGTCCAAGAAATATCGGCGCTCTATTTATCTCACGAAAAATGTTAAAAAAGGGGAAACATTAACCCGTAATAATATCCGTGTTATTCGTCCTGGATTTGGTTTAGCGCCCAAATATTATGAGATGTGTCTAGGTAGAACAGTTAATCAGAGCATCGAAAAAGGAACCCCATTATCATGGGATTTTATCTAG
- the pseH gene encoding UDP-4-amino-4,6-dideoxy-N-acetyl-beta-L-altrosamine N-acetyltransferase translates to MTDSFLRKMKETDLEQVLAWRNSEPIKRYMYTDKDITWQEHVNWYEKVSTDSDHDVFIYIQHGKPIGLVQFFDKQKQHQRCFWGFYIGELHVPKGSGTNMATLAINHIFDQRVRKICAEVIETNRTSLHFHQKLGFKVEGTLRQHIMKEDQYYNVWALGLLKEDWKGGSR, encoded by the coding sequence ATGACAGATAGTTTTTTGAGAAAGATGAAAGAGACTGATCTAGAACAAGTATTAGCATGGCGAAATAGTGAACCTATTAAACGATATATGTATACCGATAAAGATATCACCTGGCAGGAACATGTAAATTGGTATGAGAAGGTATCCACTGATTCTGATCATGATGTGTTCATTTATATCCAACATGGGAAACCAATCGGACTTGTGCAATTTTTTGATAAGCAAAAGCAGCATCAGCGTTGTTTCTGGGGTTTTTACATTGGGGAATTACATGTACCTAAAGGTTCAGGAACAAACATGGCTACTTTGGCAATCAATCACATTTTTGATCAGAGAGTGCGAAAAATATGTGCGGAAGTAATTGAAACCAACCGTACTAGCTTACATTTTCACCAAAAGCTTGGATTTAAAGTCGAAGGTACGTTACGTCAACATATTATGAAAGAGGATCAATATTATAATGTGTGGGCACTGGGTTTGCTTAAGGAAGACTGGAAAGGAGGGAGCCGATGA
- the pseG gene encoding UDP-2,4-diacetamido-2,4,6-trideoxy-beta-L-altropyranose hydrolase, which translates to MRVGIRADASQHIGTGHIMRCLVLAEQLRMYGVEVIFFCHHFPGNLITSINGKGFPVRVFNHSDSIDDLKQNWEKDAEETVILIRQYSRFDYFVVDHYGLDYRWESVVKPFVDRLMVIDDLANRAHYCDSLLDQNLLPNMEKRYQQLVQLDTDLLLGPKYLLLREEFVTAKIKLKRRSSIDRMLVSFGGSDPTNETLKALLAISQIPDQNWQIDIVTGTSNTQIQDLRQFAKLHEKVQLYEQTNRMAELMSEADIAIGAGGTTTWERCYMQLPAITLEVADNQSEILDHLHAKGFLYHLGKNMDVKTVDIREALWQLIYTPQLFQRMADQLSVFRENVDHRSVTRFILKEGADDR; encoded by the coding sequence TTGCGAGTTGGTATTCGTGCAGATGCGTCGCAGCATATTGGTACTGGTCATATAATGCGTTGTTTAGTGTTAGCGGAGCAGTTACGAATGTATGGTGTGGAGGTTATCTTTTTTTGCCATCATTTCCCAGGAAATTTAATTACTAGTATCAATGGAAAAGGGTTTCCTGTCAGAGTTTTCAATCATTCTGACTCAATAGACGATTTGAAGCAAAATTGGGAAAAGGATGCAGAAGAAACAGTGATACTCATTCGACAATATTCTCGATTTGATTATTTCGTTGTAGATCATTATGGATTAGATTATCGCTGGGAGTCTGTCGTGAAACCTTTTGTTGACCGATTGATGGTCATCGATGATCTGGCAAACCGTGCACACTATTGTGACAGTTTGCTGGATCAAAATTTGCTTCCAAACATGGAGAAACGATATCAACAATTGGTTCAACTTGATACTGATCTGTTATTGGGTCCAAAATATCTTTTATTAAGAGAGGAATTTGTGACAGCGAAGATTAAACTGAAAAGGAGATCCAGTATTGATAGGATGCTTGTTTCTTTTGGCGGGAGTGATCCAACCAATGAAACGTTAAAAGCCTTACTGGCAATCAGTCAGATTCCCGATCAAAATTGGCAAATTGATATAGTTACAGGTACATCCAACACGCAAATTCAAGATCTAAGACAATTTGCCAAGCTACATGAAAAAGTGCAGCTATATGAACAAACAAATCGTATGGCTGAATTGATGTCTGAAGCGGATATCGCAATTGGAGCGGGAGGCACAACAACGTGGGAAAGGTGCTATATGCAATTACCTGCAATCACCCTTGAAGTCGCGGATAATCAATCGGAAATATTAGATCATCTGCATGCCAAAGGGTTCTTGTACCACTTGGGAAAAAATATGGATGTAAAGACAGTAGATATAAGAGAAGCACTATGGCAATTAATCTATACACCTCAATTGTTCCAACGAATGGCAGATCAGTTATCAGTCTTCAGGGAAAATGTTGATCACCGTTCCGTTACACGCTTTATATTGAAGGAGGGAGCTGATGACAGATAG
- a CDS encoding cytidylyltransferase domain-containing protein, which translates to MKIVAILQARMGSSRLPGKVLRTVLGKPLIKYQIDRIKQSSYLDEIVVATTNKRRDDSIVDFCESERIRYVRGSEEDVLSRYLKAANETQADVIVRLTADCPLIDAQTIDHVIKAFETNKNADYVTNVLERSYPRGYDIEVFGRETLDEINNIANRISDREHVTTYIRDHPEQFHIVNVLHHTNYSNYRLTVDTLEDFQLIEKIIRSMEPKHRYFTLEDVITLLEQQVDWVKINANIEQKGW; encoded by the coding sequence ATGAAAATTGTAGCGATTCTTCAAGCTAGAATGGGATCCTCGAGATTACCTGGAAAAGTATTACGAACAGTACTTGGCAAGCCGTTAATAAAGTACCAGATAGACCGAATTAAACAATCTTCTTATTTAGATGAAATAGTTGTTGCCACAACAAACAAAAGAAGAGATGATTCAATTGTTGATTTTTGCGAGAGTGAAAGGATTCGTTATGTCCGAGGATCGGAAGAAGATGTGTTAAGCCGTTATCTTAAAGCAGCTAACGAGACACAAGCCGATGTTATTGTTCGCTTAACAGCTGATTGTCCATTGATAGATGCACAAACAATCGATCATGTTATCAAAGCTTTTGAAACAAATAAGAACGCTGATTATGTTACAAATGTTCTGGAAAGAAGTTATCCAAGAGGTTATGATATCGAGGTGTTTGGTAGGGAGACATTAGATGAAATTAACAATATAGCAAATCGTATTAGTGATCGTGAACATGTTACTACCTATATCAGAGACCATCCTGAGCAATTTCATATAGTCAATGTCCTTCATCATACAAATTATAGTAACTACCGTTTAACTGTAGACACATTAGAAGATTTTCAATTAATCGAAAAAATCATCAGATCAATGGAACCGAAACATCGATATTTTACCTTGGAGGACGTAATCACATTATTAGAACAACAAGTAGATTGGGTAAAGATCAATGCAAACATTGAACAAAAAGGCTGGTGA
- the pseC gene encoding UDP-4-amino-4,6-dideoxy-N-acetyl-beta-L-altrosamine transaminase: protein MSEQTLAIHGGKPVRESYLPYGTQWLDSSDTQEVINVLKGDYLTTGPTIEQFEQKIADYVGAQYAVAFSSGTAALHGACFAVGIQKNDQVITTPLTFAATSNTILYQGGDVLFADIDSNTYNISPKAIEALITDKTKAIITVDFTGQPVEYERIQEIAAKYAIPFISDSAHALGASYHQQKVGPLADMTMFSFHPVKHITTGEGGIITTDDPVYAQKLRDFRSHGITRDLKRLAVSDQPWYYEMQSLGFNYRMTDLQAALGLSQIKKIEKFLAKRRAIADKYNEAFRELDLISLPYQLPDTNSSWHLYVIRLQLNKLKANRTEIFQALQKENIGVNVHYIPVYYHPYYQQLGYQKGLCPHAETLYQAIITLPLFPKMRETDVEDVITAVKKVLYYYEVPS from the coding sequence ATGTCTGAACAAACATTAGCAATACATGGTGGAAAACCAGTAAGAGAAAGTTATTTACCATATGGGACACAATGGTTAGATAGCTCTGATACTCAGGAAGTTATTAACGTGTTGAAAGGCGACTATCTTACAACTGGTCCAACGATTGAGCAATTTGAACAAAAGATTGCAGACTATGTTGGTGCCCAATACGCAGTTGCCTTTTCCAGTGGGACGGCTGCACTTCATGGAGCATGTTTTGCAGTAGGGATTCAAAAAAATGATCAAGTGATCACGACACCACTTACCTTTGCTGCTACTTCTAATACGATTCTTTATCAGGGTGGAGATGTCCTATTTGCTGATATCGACTCAAACACCTACAATATTTCACCTAAGGCAATTGAGGCACTTATTACAGATAAAACAAAAGCGATCATAACCGTGGATTTTACCGGGCAACCAGTGGAGTACGAACGAATACAAGAGATCGCAGCTAAATATGCTATTCCTTTCATTTCAGATTCTGCTCATGCGTTAGGTGCAAGTTATCATCAACAAAAGGTAGGACCACTGGCAGATATGACAATGTTTAGCTTTCATCCGGTAAAGCATATTACGACGGGAGAAGGTGGGATTATTACAACCGATGATCCGGTCTATGCTCAAAAATTACGAGACTTCAGAAGTCATGGCATAACTCGGGATCTGAAGCGATTAGCTGTTTCAGACCAACCTTGGTACTATGAAATGCAATCACTCGGGTTTAATTACCGGATGACAGATTTGCAAGCGGCTCTCGGATTAAGTCAGATAAAAAAAATCGAAAAATTTTTAGCGAAAAGAAGAGCCATTGCAGATAAATATAATGAAGCATTTCGTGAGCTTGATCTGATAAGTTTACCATACCAATTACCAGATACGAACTCCAGCTGGCATTTATATGTAATACGACTACAATTAAATAAATTGAAAGCGAACAGAACAGAAATATTTCAAGCATTACAAAAGGAAAATATCGGAGTAAATGTTCACTATATACCTGTATACTATCACCCCTATTATCAGCAGTTAGGGTACCAAAAAGGTCTGTGTCCACATGCAGAAACGTTGTATCAAGCAATTATAACCTTACCTCTTTTTCCAAAAATGAGAGAAACGGATGTAGAGGATGTTATAACGGCAGTGAAGAAAGTCCTCTACTATTATGAGGTGCCATCATGA
- a CDS encoding dTDP-glucose 4,6-dehydratase, translating into MNILVTGGAGFIGRWVVAKLLEDNHHVWVLDDLSNGRKENLKEFEQHPLFQGLLEGDIKDEQLLNDLFKEQFDICYHLGASINVQDSIDYPETTFNNDVTGTFHVLEACRKHWVKMVFMSTCMVYEKANDDHGIDETNPVKPASPYAGSKLAAENMVLSYYHAYSLPVTVIRPFNTYGPYQKTGGEGGVVAIFIKNKLTGKSLAIYGDGTQTRDLLYVEDCARFVVESGYADETNGEIINAGLGRDISINELAILIAKDQNRIQYVTHIHPQSEIPKLLCNYDKAKDLLGWKPKFSLEEGIQKTEEWIQSTNLI; encoded by the coding sequence TTGAACATTCTCGTAACAGGGGGAGCAGGCTTTATCGGGCGCTGGGTTGTAGCAAAATTATTAGAGGATAATCATCATGTGTGGGTGTTAGATGATTTGTCAAATGGCAGAAAAGAAAATTTAAAAGAGTTTGAACAGCATCCACTTTTTCAAGGATTACTAGAAGGCGATATCAAAGATGAACAGCTTTTGAATGATTTGTTTAAAGAGCAATTTGATATCTGTTACCACTTAGGTGCTAGTATCAATGTTCAAGACAGTATAGATTATCCAGAAACCACTTTTAATAATGATGTAACAGGCACGTTTCATGTGTTAGAAGCATGCCGGAAACATTGGGTGAAAATGGTGTTTATGAGTACTTGTATGGTATATGAAAAAGCAAATGATGATCATGGTATTGATGAAACAAATCCAGTAAAACCAGCTTCACCTTACGCTGGTTCCAAATTAGCGGCTGAGAATATGGTGTTATCTTATTATCATGCTTATAGTCTGCCTGTCACCGTGATTCGACCGTTTAATACGTATGGTCCTTATCAAAAAACAGGCGGTGAAGGTGGGGTTGTGGCGATTTTTATCAAAAATAAATTAACCGGAAAGTCTTTAGCGATTTATGGCGATGGAACACAAACGCGTGATTTATTGTACGTCGAAGATTGTGCCCGATTTGTAGTGGAATCCGGGTATGCTGATGAAACGAATGGCGAGATTATCAATGCAGGACTAGGCAGAGATATCAGTATAAATGAGCTGGCAATATTAATCGCTAAGGATCAAAATCGTATTCAATACGTCACACATATCCATCCGCAAAGCGAAATTCCTAAATTATTATGTAACTATGATAAAGCGAAAGATTTATTGGGCTGGAAGCCAAAGTTTAGCTTGGAAGAAGGGATTCAGAAGACAGAAGAATGGATCCAATCTACTAATCTTATTTAA
- a CDS encoding class I SAM-dependent methyltransferase, translating into MKKSLKEIHEYWKNNSYPEKYRVATERSIFLLSYIEKYIQTNQRILEIGCNVGRNLHHLFENNYKELTGIEISQEAVEQLHKNYPDLAEHTDIIHASAESVLKHMEQDHYDLVFTMAVLEHIHPDSEWLFDHIARITKSYLITFEAENYEHWRIFPRDYRGIFEDLGFEQVEEATGESARLPNYTLRIFKKTNLK; encoded by the coding sequence GTGAAAAAATCATTAAAAGAGATTCATGAATATTGGAAAAATAATAGTTATCCAGAAAAGTATCGTGTAGCAACAGAGCGGAGTATCTTTTTATTAAGTTATATAGAGAAATATATACAAACAAACCAACGTATATTAGAAATTGGATGTAATGTGGGGAGGAACCTGCACCATTTATTTGAAAATAACTATAAAGAGTTAACAGGAATTGAAATCAGTCAGGAAGCTGTCGAACAATTGCATAAAAACTACCCAGATCTAGCAGAACATACGGATATCATTCATGCTTCTGCAGAGTCTGTATTAAAGCATATGGAACAAGATCACTATGACCTAGTGTTTACGATGGCGGTGTTGGAACATATTCATCCAGATAGTGAGTGGTTGTTTGATCATATTGCAAGGATAACAAAATCTTACTTGATAACATTTGAAGCAGAGAACTATGAACATTGGCGTATTTTTCCACGTGATTATAGGGGAATATTTGAGGATTTAGGTTTTGAACAAGTGGAAGAAGCAACTGGTGAATCGGCGCGACTTCCCAACTATACACTAAGAATTTTTAAAAAGACAAATCTAAAATAA